The DNA sequence TATACCGTCACGTAATGGGGCCCTAACCAACTCAACGTAACCGGAATGATGTCGTGGAAATCTGCCGTAGTAGGTTCTGAAATGATTTCAAAATCTCCAATAAAATCGCGCACAAAATCAGGTAGGATAAAGTCCGGGTCCTCCGGGTCGTCGCTGGTGACAACCACAAAATGATAGTTCGCTGCCGGGTTATCCCAGGTCACAGTGAAGAACTCACTCAGGCTATCAAAATTGCCGCCACCACCGCCAAACCCTATGCCGGCAAAATTCGGTACGGGCATTTCACTACTGGGTAACTGGACGTTTTGCGGTGGTCCAGGTACCGTCGTTGTAGCCGTGATGGTTGTGCCATTGTAGTCGATGGACAAAAGAAACGTATCCCCTGTTTCGATTGTCAGATCCTCCCCATCGTAGGCATAAAATCCATCTGCACCGGATGCCGTGAGCGGGTAGCTTGTGCCGGCTTTCATCAGCGTAACCGATGCGTCATTTACCGGTACACTGCTTGAATCTGCACTACCAAAAGGAATGGCGCGTTTCAGACGTACATCGTTGACTGGTTCGCCGGCAAAAAGGAAGGCTTCTACAACAAGCAAATCTTCCGCTGTATCAGGCGCGGTACTGTCGCACCCAATTGCCACCAATACAAACAGGCTAATACACAAGACACGAAGTGTTTTCATCGGTATAGAAATTTTGGATGAACGGTTTGCACGATTGTAAGCCATCAAAAATCGACACGAAAAGAGAGGTTGGGTGTAAACCCGAGGAATCCGACATCGGTGACTGTTACAGGAGTCTGCGACAAATCAAATTCTTTGTACCAGGTATTGCTCTGGTTGTACAGGTTGAAAATCGAAAACCCAAGCTTGCCTTTGGCTGCTTCGCCTACCGGAAACAGGTAGTGCACAGCCAGGTCCAGCCGATGGTAGGCCGGCAGCCGGCGATCGTTTTTCCCACTCACATGGATGTAACTCTGCACCGAGCCATCTACCAATTCGATGTCATAAAATGACTCGGGCGCGGTGTAAGGTTTACCGGAAGCATAGGTCCAGGTCATCGAACCAAGCCATTGTTCGTTAATCTCAAAACTGTTCACCAGTTTGAGTTCGTGCTCCTGGTCTTGCAAGGCGGGAAAAGGCGCGCCGTTGTTCAGGTCAGCAAAGGTGTGCTCCACTTCAGCAAGCGTATAGCTTAACCAGCCGGTAAACCTTCCGGTTTTCTTTTGAATGAGAAATTCCATCCCGCGCGCAATGCCGTCCCCGGTAAAGAACAACTCATCAGCGCTAATCTCGCGTATGCTGGGTCGGAATCGCAAGGAAAACTCGGTGAGTCCGGATAGGTCTTTGTAGTAGGCTTCGACATCAAACAGCCAGTTTGCTGCATCGTAGCTCAGGCCGGCGACATAGTGGGTTGCGCCCTGCACACCTACGTCCTCTCCATCAGCGAGTAGCCAAAAATCACGGGCACCCTCCGTCACGTTCTCATTTACTACACGCGCCACAAACTGGTTATAATCACCATACGCTGCTTTGAGATGCAGCCGGGGTGTCAAATTGAACTTCATCGCAAGACGCGGCTCCAGGTATGTTTGATCTACCTGATCGTAGTGGGCCATGCGCAAACCGGGCGTTACCGTGAGACCGGGGAATACGCGCCAGGTATCTTGCACATAGGCACTGAACTGACGTCCCAGCTGGTCGCGTGATAATACGCCGAGCGTGTCATCCCGGACGAAGTTGTAGGTCACATCTGAAGCAGTGTACTGCGCGCCAAATTCAACGTTGTGGTTTTGCGAAAGGCGCCACTCGTTTTCGAGCTTCAAGGTCAGGTCTTGCACGTCGTTGTTTTCGACTGTGCTAAACGTGTTAGCAAAGAGTACTGTATCAGCATCTGCATCACGCCGTTCGACAAACCCGTTCCGGTCATAATCACTGAAGTAGTTGGAGTAAGCAACCAGCGCGTTGGTGTAAAAGCGCGGCGTCCATTGCCGGGACCACTTG is a window from the Bacteroidota bacterium genome containing:
- a CDS encoding TonB-dependent receptor, which produces MFKRKVLPATNRGLYLAAMVIFLGLGPWGLVSEAYGQKTVSGIVRDANTGETLPNASVLVVGTALGAATNVDGFFVLLGVPEDSVVIGFRYLGYSPAEFKIDVRTLNRPLDVLLEPVTASFEEEVVVTAERYQMMKTAENVSQLTVSPKDLAVLPTAGDVDIFRSLQLMPGISGTNEGSAGLFVRGGTPDQNLVLLDGMTVYHVDHFYGFFSAFNADAIKDVQVFKGGYPAKYGGRTSSVVDLTGRTGANVFAGHASVNLLSANATIEAPIGAKSSLLLSARRSYTDILESGVYSSIYETVTGEDLNVDQTGGNGPFGQQSAAVEPNFYFYDVNARLTYRPSRKDVLALSFYNGKDHLDKSRELIPGAGNFGAEANVSIDSELADFTDWGNIGVSTKWSRQWTPRFYTNALVAYSNYFSDYDRNGFVERRDADADTVLFANTFSTVENNDVQDLTLKLENEWRLSQNHNVEFGAQYTASDVTYNFVRDDTLGVLSRDQLGRQFSAYVQDTWRVFPGLTVTPGLRMAHYDQVDQTYLEPRLAMKFNLTPRLHLKAAYGDYNQFVARVVNENVTEGARDFWLLADGEDVGVQGATHYVAGLSYDAANWLFDVEAYYKDLSGLTEFSLRFRPSIREISADELFFTGDGIARGMEFLIQKKTGRFTGWLSYTLAEVEHTFADLNNGAPFPALQDQEHELKLVNSFEINEQWLGSMTWTYASGKPYTAPESFYDIELVDGSVQSYIHVSGKNDRRLPAYHRLDLAVHYLFPVGEAAKGKLGFSIFNLYNQSNTWYKEFDLSQTPVTVTDVGFLGFTPNLSFRVDF
- a CDS encoding DUF4249 family protein; the encoded protein is MKTLRVLCISLFVLVAIGCDSTAPDTAEDLLVVEAFLFAGEPVNDVRLKRAIPFGSADSSSVPVNDASVTLMKAGTSYPLTASGADGFYAYDGEDLTIETGDTFLLSIDYNGTTITATTTVPGPPQNVQLPSSEMPVPNFAGIGFGGGGGNFDSLSEFFTVTWDNPAANYHFVVVTSDDPEDPDFILPDFVRDFIGDFEIISEPTTADFHDIIPVTLSWLGPHYVTVYQINQEYVDLYENREQDSRDLTEPPSNIEGGLGVFTAFNGVVSIFDVVRESL